One genomic window of Polyangium aurulentum includes the following:
- a CDS encoding STAS domain-containing protein gives MSERPEITVNTVEFSWDHENSLMLVWGQPVVTMWIESTMAGLMAGLQKMVGTERFVLAAEQAGRDSIEGEWEHVVLTQPSVEQGLVYIGKCASTVGLGEWQLLSLDREKKEARFRVKSSWEGIYQKALGVSWGSSTLAGRFAGYCTKIFGTYCRAEQTSFMARGDVHDEFVVRASARTLEDELDELLGTENATRVDLAAALERLRGEVEERKRVEAELRAKLDVIRRQEEAIRAMSTPILQIWEGVLTMPVIGLVDSTRAGQMMEALLEEITRTQARFTILDLTGVDMIDTGAAGHLLKVVQAARLLGTRCLVSGISPAMAGTVVNLELDLGELETFATLEAALRHAIREDHAESAEMKKARR, from the coding sequence ATGAGCGAGCGACCGGAGATTACCGTCAACACTGTAGAGTTCTCGTGGGACCACGAGAACAGCCTGATGCTCGTGTGGGGGCAGCCCGTGGTCACCATGTGGATCGAGTCCACGATGGCCGGGCTCATGGCCGGGCTGCAGAAGATGGTCGGTACCGAGAGATTCGTCCTGGCCGCCGAGCAGGCGGGCCGAGACAGCATCGAGGGCGAATGGGAGCACGTCGTCCTGACCCAGCCGTCGGTCGAGCAGGGGCTCGTGTACATCGGCAAGTGCGCGAGCACGGTCGGGCTCGGCGAATGGCAGCTTCTATCGCTCGACCGCGAAAAGAAGGAGGCCCGCTTTCGGGTAAAAAGTAGCTGGGAAGGCATCTACCAGAAGGCGCTCGGGGTCTCTTGGGGGAGCAGCACCCTCGCGGGCAGGTTCGCTGGGTATTGCACGAAGATCTTCGGCACCTATTGCCGCGCGGAGCAGACCTCGTTCATGGCGCGCGGCGACGTGCACGACGAGTTCGTGGTGCGGGCGTCCGCGCGCACGCTCGAGGACGAGCTCGACGAGCTGCTCGGCACCGAGAATGCCACGCGTGTCGATCTCGCCGCGGCCCTCGAGCGGCTGCGCGGCGAGGTCGAGGAGCGCAAGCGGGTCGAGGCGGAGCTGCGGGCCAAGCTCGACGTCATCCGGCGACAGGAGGAGGCGATCCGGGCCATGTCGACGCCCATCCTGCAAATCTGGGAGGGCGTGTTGACCATGCCGGTCATAGGTCTCGTGGACAGCACGCGCGCGGGGCAGATGATGGAGGCATTGCTCGAGGAGATCACGCGGACGCAGGCGCGCTTCACGATCCTCGATCTGACCGGGGTCGACATGATCGACACGGGCGCAGCCGGCCATTTGCTGAAGGTCGTCCAGGCTGCGCGGCTGCTCGGCACGCGCTGCCTCGTCTCGGGGATCTCGCCCGCAATGGCGGGAACCGTCGTGAACCTCGAGCTCGACCTCGGCGAGCTCGAGACCTTCGCGACCCTGGAGGCCGCGCTGCGTCATGCAATCAGAGAAGATCACGCCGAGAGCGCGGAGATGAAGAAAGCTCGACGCTAG